The genomic region CGATTGTCAATCCCTCTCGGGCGGCTGTATAATGGCCGGAATCTGCCAGGAAGACAGGTAATCTTACGGACCTCCGGAAGCCAAAAGGAGAACGCAATGAAGAAGCTTTTGCCGGGTGCGTTGATGCTCATCCTATCCACGCCAATCCTCCATGCACAAGTCAACCCCCGCGGGGAGACAAGCCTGGAACTGGACAATGGCACGGTCACCATCGAATACGGACGCCCCTCGCTCAAGGGACGGGACATCAAGACAATGATCTATCCCGGCGAGACCTGGCGCCTGGGAGCGGACGGGGACACCACCCTGACCACCGAGGTGGGACTGAAATTCGGGGAGAGCTCCGTGGCCCGGGGAACCTACATTCTGAGAGCCAAGTTTGTCGCGGAAGGGAAATGGCACTTGCAAATCAACGGCACCGACTATTCCAAAGTGGCCGAGGTTCCCATGAAGCTGGAGGAGACTTCCTCCGAGGTGGACCGCCTCTCCCTCAGGCTCGAGGGCGAGCAGAAAGCGGGCACCTTAAAGGTGTTGTGGGGCAAGTTGAGTCTCATCACTGAATTTACCGCACCCTGAATGTCGAGGCCGGTCGAAGCGGTGCATCGCTGTCCCGACCGATCTCTCTACCTGGAACGCAATAACCGCCTGCCCCGGTCGAAATGATGGAAAGCGCTTGCGGGGAAACGGGCTCATCAACCTGCCGGCAGCCTGTTTCCGGAACCGCCCTTTCTTTCACCTATGGTTAACAACCCATCATTCGCCCAGAGCTGGCTCGAACGAACCTTCCTGCTGAGCCAGCGCCGGACATCCCTGGCGGTGGAGGCCCGCGCCGGCCTCTCCACCTTCCTGGTGATGGCTTACATCATCTTCGTCAATCCCACGATTCTGGGAGACATCCCCGATTCGACCGGAGCCACCCTGCCGTCGGGAGCTGTCTTGAGCATCACCTGCCTGGCCGCCGGGGTGCTTTCGATACTCATGGGCTTGCTCAGCAACTACCCCTTTGCCCTGGCTCCCGGAATGGGATTGAACGCCGTGGTGTCCCTCCACCTGGTCGGCCAGTTGCAACTCACCTGGGTCCAGGCCATGACGGTGGTCTTTCTGCAGGGCCTCATCATTCTGGTTCTGGTGCTGACCCGGTTTCGCGAAGCCATGATGGATGCCATCCCTACCCCGCTCAAGAAATCCATTGGC from Acidobacteriota bacterium harbors:
- a CDS encoding DUF2911 domain-containing protein, with product MKKLLPGALMLILSTPILHAQVNPRGETSLELDNGTVTIEYGRPSLKGRDIKTMIYPGETWRLGADGDTTLTTEVGLKFGESSVARGTYILRAKFVAEGKWHLQINGTDYSKVAEVPMKLEETSSEVDRLSLRLEGEQKAGTLKVLWGKLSLITEFTAP